The Neosynechococcus sphagnicola sy1 genome window below encodes:
- a CDS encoding EAL domain-containing protein, with translation MIESEQQELLRHFLWIEDRKGERVVSLEAATYSLGRDASSSIVIYAREVSRQHAILLRMPVPDSALFQFRLIDGNLQGKRSTNGVVVNGKRCFSHDLKRGDLIQFGGVAKATYFTVSNLTDEEFQTYSEIGDLSALTATQSLDPFQTVVLSEEANSLNNEAAIIRLASFPELIPSPIVEIDLTGAITYLNPAAIKKFPDIRVAESEHQVLQNLLEITLEQQKSFFVREITVGNECFEQFVHYISESDLIRSYISDITERKRSEAEIRHRDRLLQAVAQATNHLLTNPVFETAIAEALTTLGIAADVDRLYIYEHILSVETGEIARSIRFEWNRASVEPTIHKLHSHYQSYSAVGLMHWYEALVAGQSIRGVTQELSTVEQLVLAQDGILAILLEPILIHDHCWGFIGFNDCHLERRWSESEQSILSTMAASISGAIQRRQAEDQIRYQAVHDALTGLPNRLLFTDRLSQLLANLLRSDEILAILFLDLDRFKMINDTLGHTIGDQLLQSVAERLKTSVRDGDTIARWGGDEFVFCLAQAEGIKEIAKAAQKILDTLKPLFAIENHELYITGSLGISIYPNDAADAESLIKHSDTALYRAKELGRNNFQFYTATMSQEASDLFVLEKSLYHALEREEFLIYYQPQINLSTWEVTGLEALLRWQSPERGLQSPNVFIPLMEENGLIVPVGEWVLRNTCAQNMMWQEAGLPPLCTAVNLSVNQFRQPNLVGTIEQILQTTGLPAACLDLEITESVAIQDSGMTRDVMQQLRQMGVRLSMDDFGTGYSSLSYLKSFPLDTLKVDQSFLWDFRTSSKESEIITAILALGQALEMNVVVEGVETLEQLFFLRSRCCEEAQGYLFSKPMPSEAVMDFIQTRWPQQRQQFLAAHVL, from the coding sequence GTGATAGAGTCTGAGCAGCAAGAGTTACTCCGTCACTTTCTCTGGATAGAGGACAGGAAAGGGGAGCGAGTCGTTTCTCTGGAAGCTGCCACCTATAGTTTGGGACGAGATGCTAGTAGCTCGATTGTCATATATGCCAGGGAGGTATCCCGTCAGCATGCGATTCTGTTGCGGATGCCAGTTCCCGACTCGGCACTGTTTCAATTTCGCCTCATTGATGGCAACCTACAAGGCAAGAGAAGTACAAATGGGGTGGTCGTCAATGGTAAGCGCTGTTTTTCCCATGATCTGAAACGTGGTGATCTGATTCAGTTTGGGGGGGTCGCAAAGGCCACCTACTTCACTGTTTCCAACCTCACCGATGAGGAGTTCCAGACTTACTCGGAAATTGGAGATTTGTCGGCTCTAACCGCTACCCAATCATTAGATCCATTCCAAACGGTAGTTCTGTCAGAAGAAGCGAATAGCTTGAACAATGAGGCGGCAATTATTCGTTTGGCCTCTTTTCCAGAGTTAATTCCTAGTCCGATTGTTGAGATTGATTTAACGGGAGCCATTACCTATCTCAATCCAGCGGCAATCAAGAAATTCCCGGATATTCGGGTGGCTGAGTCAGAACATCAGGTCTTGCAAAATTTATTAGAAATTACCCTCGAACAACAGAAAAGCTTCTTTGTTCGAGAGATCACCGTTGGCAATGAATGCTTTGAGCAATTTGTCCACTACATTTCTGAAAGTGACCTAATTCGGAGCTATATCAGTGATATTACTGAACGTAAGCGCTCGGAGGCGGAGATTCGCCACCGGGATCGGCTTTTGCAGGCGGTTGCCCAAGCAACGAATCACTTGTTGACTAATCCGGTGTTTGAGACCGCGATCGCAGAAGCATTGACCACATTGGGGATAGCTGCTGACGTTGACCGACTTTATATCTATGAGCACATATTATCGGTCGAGACTGGAGAAATTGCCAGAAGTATTCGGTTTGAATGGAATCGGGCATCCGTAGAACCCACAATTCATAAGCTGCACTCCCACTATCAGAGTTATAGCGCAGTTGGCCTGATGCATTGGTATGAAGCGTTAGTCGCAGGTCAATCGATTCGAGGTGTGACCCAAGAGCTTTCTACGGTAGAGCAACTGGTGTTGGCTCAGGATGGGATTCTTGCTATTTTACTTGAGCCAATTCTGATTCATGATCACTGTTGGGGATTTATTGGTTTTAATGATTGTCACCTGGAACGTCGCTGGTCAGAAAGTGAACAATCGATTCTATCGACGATGGCCGCCAGTATTAGCGGCGCAATTCAGCGGCGACAGGCGGAAGATCAGATTCGGTACCAGGCGGTGCATGATGCCCTCACTGGGTTGCCCAATCGACTACTATTTACGGATCGTCTCTCCCAGCTATTGGCCAATTTACTGCGCAGTGATGAGATCTTGGCTATTCTGTTCCTGGATCTAGACCGTTTCAAAATGATTAATGATACCCTGGGACATACCATTGGGGATCAACTCCTACAATCCGTTGCGGAACGTCTCAAAACATCTGTGAGAGACGGGGATACCATCGCCCGTTGGGGGGGAGATGAATTTGTTTTCTGTTTAGCTCAGGCAGAGGGAATTAAAGAAATTGCCAAGGCAGCTCAGAAAATTCTAGATACGTTGAAACCGCTGTTTGCCATTGAAAATCATGAGCTTTACATCACGGGTAGTCTGGGAATTTCGATCTATCCCAATGATGCTGCCGATGCTGAGTCGCTGATTAAACACTCCGATACCGCCCTCTATCGGGCGAAAGAGCTGGGACGTAATAATTTCCAGTTTTATACGGCGACCATGAGCCAGGAAGCCTCTGATCTCTTTGTCTTAGAAAAGAGTCTGTACCATGCTTTGGAACGAGAGGAGTTTTTAATCTACTATCAGCCACAGATTAATTTAAGTACCTGGGAAGTCACTGGACTAGAAGCCTTGCTGCGCTGGCAGAGTCCCGAACGAGGGTTGCAATCACCCAATGTATTTATTCCTCTGATGGAAGAAAACGGGCTGATTGTCCCTGTGGGTGAATGGGTCTTACGAAACACCTGTGCTCAAAACATGATGTGGCAGGAAGCTGGGTTGCCGCCACTCTGTACGGCGGTCAATCTATCGGTCAACCAATTTCGTCAACCCAATCTAGTGGGAACCATTGAGCAAATTTTACAGACTACAGGGTTGCCCGCCGCTTGCTTAGATCTAGAGATTACGGAGTCCGTTGCCATTCAAGACTCGGGCATGACGCGGGATGTGATGCAGCAACTGCGACAGATGGGTGTCCGCCTGTCGATGGATGACTTTGGCACGGGTTACTCGTCCTTGAGCTACTTGAAGAGCTTTCCCCTGGATACCCTGAAGGTGGATCAATCTTTCCTGTGGGACTTCCGCACCAGTTCTAAGGAGTCAGAAATTATTACTGCGATTCTGGCACTGGGACAGGCTCTAGAGATGAATGTGGTTGTGGAAGGGGTAGAGACCCTGGAGCAGCTTTTTTTCCTGCGATCGCGCTGTTGTGAGGAGGCGCAGGGATATCTGTTTAGTAAACCCATGCCTTCGGAAGCGGTCATGGATTTTATCCAAACTCGGTGGCCCCAACAACGGCAACAATTCCTTGCGGCCCATGTACTCTAA
- a CDS encoding sensor histidine kinase gives MYLNVEASFHNNHVEATEDDHIDLEWFSPSGELLWSTLAEPLGIPFVAEDQAKTVNLSSSHLLRQITSQVQVGSQVLGYLRVSHPWFEVTKPSRELLWDLVFGTGLMVISVAAIGWFLSGLAIAPVRESYQRLKQFTADASHELRNPIAIIQANVQVALADPDPELQLQRQQLEVIERLTRRLGRLVDNLLFLARQDSGMVQSRWVSLSLKDLIADVLEEQSTVAAAQEISLNLTVHPPTGREDTADQPPSPLGGEGGWVVQGDRDQLARLFTNLIGNAIQYTPVGGRIEVDLQGVRRSTTQQWLQIKVQDTGIGIAEEALPQIFDRFYRADPARTRRDGSWTVATGTGSGLGLAIAQAIVENHHGQIRVESTLSQGTTVKIILPKTRAEGSVPLAVVSEG, from the coding sequence TTGTATCTAAATGTGGAGGCTAGCTTCCACAACAATCATGTTGAAGCGACGGAAGATGACCATATTGACTTGGAATGGTTTAGTCCCAGCGGTGAATTACTCTGGTCAACCCTGGCAGAGCCGTTAGGGATTCCCTTTGTCGCAGAGGATCAAGCCAAAACCGTGAATCTATCCAGTAGTCATTTATTACGCCAGATTACGTCACAGGTTCAGGTCGGATCTCAGGTACTGGGCTATCTCCGGGTCAGCCATCCCTGGTTTGAAGTCACCAAGCCCAGCCGGGAACTCTTGTGGGATTTGGTTTTCGGGACGGGACTGATGGTGATCTCAGTGGCAGCTATTGGTTGGTTTCTCTCAGGATTGGCGATCGCCCCAGTGCGAGAGTCCTACCAGCGCCTGAAGCAGTTCACGGCGGATGCCTCCCATGAATTGCGGAACCCAATTGCGATTATTCAAGCCAACGTCCAAGTGGCCCTCGCCGATCCTGACCCAGAGCTGCAATTACAACGCCAACAACTCGAGGTGATTGAACGGCTCACCCGCCGCCTGGGTCGCCTCGTTGACAATCTCTTGTTTTTGGCTCGCCAAGACAGCGGCATGGTTCAGTCCCGCTGGGTATCTCTATCCTTGAAAGATTTGATTGCCGATGTGCTAGAGGAACAGAGTACGGTGGCCGCAGCGCAAGAGATTTCTCTGAATCTGACGGTACACCCTCCCACCGGCAGGGAAGACACAGCGGATCAACCTCCATCGCCATTGGGCGGTGAGGGGGGGTGGGTCGTGCAAGGAGATCGGGATCAGTTAGCTCGCCTGTTCACAAATCTGATCGGCAATGCCATTCAGTACACCCCAGTAGGGGGAAGGATTGAGGTCGATTTACAGGGAGTCCGGCGCAGCACGACCCAGCAGTGGCTGCAAATCAAAGTCCAAGATACTGGCATTGGAATTGCAGAGGAAGCCCTGCCCCAGATCTTTGATCGTTTCTACCGGGCTGATCCAGCCCGAACTCGTCGGGACGGATCATGGACCGTGGCGACGGGAACTGGATCAGGCTTGGGATTGGCGATCGCCCAAGCAATTGTGGAAAACCACCACGGTCAAATCCGGGTGGAGAGTACCCTTAGCCAGGGAACAACGGTCAAGATCATCTTGCCAAAGACGCGAGCCGAGGGGTCTGTGCCCCTGGCGGTTGTTAGTGAGGGCTAA
- the accB gene encoding acetyl-CoA carboxylase biotin carboxyl carrier protein codes for MPLDFTELRELLAALNQTDITELTVKSEDFELTIRRGSRGSDLQLLETTPMNPGAVMTPVVLSDPPTLVPLPAESQNPEGAAAIAAAPPPTLPDRKLVDVTSPMVGTFYRAPAPEDPPFVGVGDRIRLGQTVCIIEAMKLMNELEAEVSGEVVEILVQNGEPVEYGQALMRVSPH; via the coding sequence GTGCCACTGGATTTCACTGAACTCCGCGAATTGCTGGCAGCTTTGAATCAAACTGACATCACAGAGCTGACGGTTAAAAGTGAGGATTTTGAGTTAACAATTCGCCGGGGATCACGGGGGAGTGACCTGCAATTATTGGAGACAACTCCGATGAACCCTGGAGCAGTCATGACTCCGGTCGTCCTCTCTGACCCTCCGACTCTGGTGCCCCTCCCTGCAGAGAGTCAGAATCCAGAGGGTGCTGCCGCGATCGCGGCAGCACCCCCCCCCACCCTCCCCGATCGCAAGCTGGTTGATGTCACCTCTCCCATGGTGGGGACGTTCTATCGCGCCCCAGCTCCTGAGGATCCTCCCTTTGTCGGCGTGGGTGATCGCATTCGTCTGGGGCAAACCGTCTGCATTATCGAAGCGATGAAGTTGATGAACGAACTGGAGGCCGAAGTCTCTGGGGAAGTGGTGGAAATCCTGGTGCAGAATGGGGAACCCGTGGAGTATGGACAAGCTTTAATGCGCGTTAGCCCTCACTAA
- the efp gene encoding elongation factor P: MISSNDFRPGVSIELDGGVWRVVEFLHVKPGKGSAFVRTKLKNVQSGSVVERTFRAGETVPQANLEKSVMQHTYKEGEQFVFMDMETYEEAPLSASEIGDRVKYLKEGMEVNVIRWGAQVLEVELPNSVVLEVTQTDPGVKGDTATGGTKPAIVETGAQVMVPLFISIGERIKVDTRTDTYLGRE, from the coding sequence ATGATCTCCAGTAATGACTTTCGACCCGGCGTCAGTATTGAACTCGATGGCGGTGTCTGGCGGGTGGTGGAGTTTCTTCACGTCAAACCTGGAAAAGGTTCAGCCTTTGTGCGCACGAAATTAAAAAATGTCCAATCCGGCAGTGTTGTCGAGCGCACCTTCCGAGCTGGGGAAACAGTTCCCCAAGCTAACTTAGAAAAGAGCGTCATGCAGCACACCTACAAAGAAGGTGAGCAGTTTGTCTTCATGGATATGGAAACCTATGAAGAAGCCCCCCTAAGTGCTTCCGAGATTGGCGATCGCGTCAAGTATCTAAAAGAGGGGATGGAGGTGAATGTCATCCGCTGGGGGGCACAAGTTTTAGAGGTAGAATTACCAAATTCTGTAGTATTAGAAGTCACCCAGACCGATCCTGGCGTTAAGGGAGATACGGCCACGGGGGGCACCAAACCTGCCATTGTGGAAACGGGGGCTCAGGTGATGGTGCCGTTGTTCATTTCCATCGGTGAGCGGATCAAGGTTGATACCCGCACCGATACCTACCTGGGACGGGAATAA
- a CDS encoding peptidylprolyl isomerase: MDSHISARGEAINGKMKVAGNCCSGAPSRYAELLSPHAAVELTLMIHVLKRCFTLGCLTLLLSTLLYLGLFAGMGMPIAVALPAGNAITDGSALLRYALPIDNSAVRELQANLEDIASQLRSSKRWGAVSRDVNKASQILSDRGTELLASVPEEHKPAATATLAALKTQMTDLQALVETKDKEQVAQKRTEVLNLVGDLEAAMVKKPPSEVPAEYRHLPQLQGRATIDITTNKGSLTVVVDGYSAPVTAGNFVDLVQRGFYNGLAFTRAEESYVLQIGDPPGAAAGFIDPTTQQYRSIPLEILVQGDPTPTYGITLEDAGRYLAQPVLPFSAYGAVALARPSDDPNGGSSQFFFFLFEPELTPAGLNLLDGRYAVFGYVVAGKEVLEKLRAGDTIESAQVVQGTENLVLPAIS, from the coding sequence GTGGATTCCCATATTTCAGCCAGAGGAGAGGCAATCAATGGCAAGATGAAAGTGGCCGGGAATTGCTGCTCGGGTGCTCCCAGTCGCTATGCCGAATTGCTTTCACCTCATGCCGCTGTTGAGCTGACTCTCATGATCCACGTATTGAAACGCTGCTTTACCCTGGGGTGCCTCACCCTTCTGCTGAGTACTCTTCTATATCTGGGATTGTTCGCCGGGATGGGAATGCCAATAGCCGTGGCCCTGCCCGCTGGCAATGCAATCACCGATGGCAGTGCCCTGTTACGGTATGCCCTACCCATTGATAATTCAGCGGTGCGAGAGTTACAGGCCAATCTGGAAGATATTGCCAGCCAACTCCGATCCTCTAAGCGTTGGGGGGCGGTGAGTCGGGATGTCAATAAAGCTAGTCAAATTCTCAGCGATCGCGGCACCGAATTGTTAGCCAGCGTTCCCGAGGAGCACAAACCTGCTGCCACCGCCACCCTGGCGGCCCTCAAAACTCAGATGACGGACTTACAAGCCCTAGTGGAAACCAAGGATAAGGAACAAGTTGCCCAAAAGCGGACAGAAGTGCTGAACTTGGTCGGGGATCTGGAAGCCGCTATGGTGAAAAAGCCTCCCAGTGAGGTGCCAGCGGAATATCGCCATCTACCTCAGCTACAGGGTCGCGCCACCATTGATATCACCACTAACAAAGGCTCCTTAACCGTGGTAGTGGACGGCTACAGTGCTCCAGTGACCGCAGGCAACTTTGTGGATTTGGTGCAGCGCGGCTTCTATAACGGTCTGGCCTTTACGCGGGCGGAAGAGTCCTATGTACTGCAAATCGGAGATCCCCCCGGTGCTGCCGCAGGATTTATTGATCCAACGACTCAGCAGTACCGCAGCATTCCCCTGGAAATCTTGGTGCAAGGAGATCCCACACCCACCTACGGCATCACCCTTGAGGATGCAGGACGCTATCTGGCGCAGCCAGTGCTGCCCTTTTCCGCCTATGGGGCAGTGGCGCTGGCCCGACCGAGTGATGACCCCAACGGCGGTTCCTCCCAGTTTTTCTTCTTCCTGTTTGAACCAGAATTGACCCCAGCGGGGCTCAACCTTTTGGATGGTCGCTACGCGGTCTTTGGCTATGTGGTCGCAGGCAAAGAGGTGTTAGAGAAGCTCCGTGCAGGAGACACCATCGAATCGGCTCAGGTAGTTCAGGGAACTGAAAATCTCGTCCTCCCCGCGATCTCTTAA